In Oscillatoria acuminata PCC 6304, a single window of DNA contains:
- a CDS encoding DUF3119 family protein, whose translation MTTPTSTSTSTSTSTSTQELAPSYVLPWAFIIGSIPLLAVQPLASLPLAAFGLFLMVQAATIRLQFTPKALDVYRSGNLIRSFPYAEWINWRIFWPGVPILFYFKEVKSIHFLPVLFDPKQLQACLEERCPRI comes from the coding sequence GTGACCACACCAACTTCCACCTCAACTTCCACCTCAACTTCCACCTCAACCCAAGAACTGGCTCCCAGTTACGTCCTGCCTTGGGCCTTTATCATCGGCAGTATTCCGCTGTTGGCGGTGCAACCGTTGGCGAGTTTACCTTTGGCCGCCTTTGGGTTATTTTTAATGGTCCAAGCGGCAACCATTCGCCTGCAATTTACCCCGAAAGCCTTAGATGTTTATCGCTCGGGAAACTTGATTCGCTCCTTTCCTTACGCCGAATGGATCAATTGGCGAATTTTCTGGCCCGGAGTTCCAATTTTGTTTTACTTTAAAGAAGTGAAAAGCATCCATTTCCTGCCGGTTTTGTTCGATCCCAAACAACTTCAAGCCTGTTTGGAAGAACGCTGTCCCCGGATTTAA
- a CDS encoding DUF3086 domain-containing protein translates to MNSDETNNPEPLETQDQSDSPEPFEASSSESLSADSTQGINLSEDLWKEPESSIPDEAALPLPELTLPEAESQNWEPDAELPVEPSEPPTEDQPAEEQPPEEITAEEQPPEEITAEEQLPEEQPPEEPAPPPLAIEDEAASLARRVAQLQEQERELKAAILQLQASRAELLQEQTETQAAIGRLVQDALSELEQRKHNLQISVEQLERRQERIRTEMRTTFAGVSQDLAIRVQGFKDYLSGSLQDLVNSVEQLELTPPEPEPAKMPPKSAAKGGDRTGAPTPTFAEQPFQDRTKQIRRLLDKYRTMPDYYGPPWQVRRTFEPVHAERLSNWFFTQGARGAVRTLGSRLQNILVASAAISVLKTLYGDRLRTLVLANSPERLGEWRRGLQDCLGISRIDFGPEGGVVLFEAPEALSQKADRLLKQKQVPLILIDETENQINLGLLQFPLWLAFAADPELPTL, encoded by the coding sequence ATGAATTCAGACGAAACCAACAATCCAGAACCCTTAGAAACTCAGGACCAATCCGACTCCCCAGAGCCGTTTGAGGCTTCCTCCTCCGAATCGCTCTCGGCGGATTCCACTCAGGGGATCAATCTCTCCGAAGACCTCTGGAAAGAGCCAGAATCCTCTATCCCCGATGAAGCGGCACTACCCCTACCAGAGTTGACCCTACCCGAGGCAGAGTCCCAGAACTGGGAACCGGACGCGGAACTCCCGGTGGAACCCTCAGAACCACCGACGGAAGACCAACCGGCGGAAGAACAACCGCCTGAAGAAATCACGGCGGAAGAACAACCGCCTGAAGAAATCACGGCGGAAGAACAATTGCCTGAAGAACAACCGCCTGAGGAACCCGCGCCTCCCCCCTTGGCGATTGAGGATGAAGCGGCATCCTTGGCGCGACGGGTGGCGCAATTACAGGAACAAGAACGGGAACTCAAAGCCGCTATTTTGCAATTGCAAGCCAGTCGTGCCGAACTCTTACAAGAACAGACAGAAACCCAAGCGGCGATCGGTCGCTTGGTCCAAGATGCCTTAAGCGAACTAGAACAGCGCAAGCACAATTTACAAATCTCCGTCGAACAACTCGAACGCCGCCAAGAACGCATCCGCACGGAAATGCGGACCACCTTTGCTGGGGTGTCCCAAGACCTGGCGATTCGGGTTCAGGGCTTTAAAGACTATCTTTCCGGCAGTTTGCAGGATTTGGTTAATTCCGTGGAACAACTGGAGTTAACCCCTCCAGAACCAGAACCGGCGAAGATGCCTCCTAAATCAGCAGCAAAAGGGGGCGATCGCACTGGCGCACCCACTCCCACCTTTGCCGAACAGCCGTTTCAAGACCGCACGAAACAGATTCGCCGGTTGTTGGATAAATATCGCACCATGCCGGACTATTATGGTCCTCCGTGGCAAGTCCGGCGCACCTTTGAACCCGTACACGCCGAACGCCTCTCCAACTGGTTTTTTACCCAAGGTGCACGCGGTGCAGTCCGGACCTTGGGGAGTCGCTTACAAAATATTCTGGTGGCGTCAGCAGCCATTTCAGTCCTGAAGACCCTCTATGGCGATCGCCTCCGCACCCTCGTCCTGGCCAATTCTCCCGAACGTCTCGGCGAATGGCGCAGGGGTTTGCAAGACTGTCTCGGCATTTCCCGGATTGATTTTGGTCCAGAAGGCGGCGTAGTTCTCTTTGAGGCTCCCGAAGCCCTTTCCCAAAAAGCGGACCGCTTGCTTAAACAGAAGCAAGTTCCGCTGATTTTGATTGATGAAACGGAAAACCAAATCAACCTTGGACTACTTCAATTCCCTTTATGGTTAGCATTTGCTGCTGACCCAGAACTCCCTACCCTTTAA
- the plsY gene encoding glycerol-3-phosphate 1-O-acyltransferase PlsY produces the protein MSLWLLLNGLLLLAAYLFGSFPTGYIVARKLKGIDIRQEGSGSTGATNVLRTVGKGPALVVFLVDILKGIAAIALMRFAYALPGVQELIGGTVTAYSWLTWMVILAGLGALLGHTKSIWINFKGGKAVATSLGVLFALNWAIALAGFGVFGIALACTRIVSLSSMLAAIALPGIMFAMHQPLSYQIFMLAASMYVIWLHRSNINRLLSGTEPRIGQKLPQPSESVPS, from the coding sequence ATGAGTTTGTGGCTACTTTTAAATGGGCTGTTGTTACTCGCTGCCTACCTATTTGGTTCATTCCCTACAGGTTATATTGTGGCTCGAAAGTTGAAGGGAATTGATATTCGGCAAGAAGGGTCGGGTTCCACCGGGGCGACTAATGTCCTGAGAACCGTTGGGAAAGGACCTGCTTTGGTGGTGTTTCTGGTGGATATTTTAAAAGGGATTGCAGCGATCGCCCTGATGCGTTTCGCTTACGCTTTACCAGGGGTCCAGGAATTAATTGGGGGTACTGTAACGGCTTACAGTTGGTTAACTTGGATGGTGATCCTCGCTGGATTAGGGGCGCTACTCGGTCATACCAAATCCATCTGGATTAATTTCAAAGGTGGAAAGGCGGTTGCCACCAGTTTAGGCGTGCTATTTGCCCTCAATTGGGCGATCGCCCTAGCCGGGTTTGGAGTCTTTGGAATTGCCCTAGCCTGTACCCGCATTGTCTCCCTCAGTTCCATGTTAGCCGCGATCGCCCTCCCGGGGATCATGTTTGCGATGCATCAACCCCTGTCCTATCAAATTTTTATGTTAGCGGCTTCGATGTATGTCATCTGGCTACACCGCAGCAATATTAATCGCCTACTTTCTGGCACCGAACCCCGCATTGGCCAAAAGTTACCGCAACCCTCGGAAAGTGTTCCCTCTTAG
- a CDS encoding HNH endonuclease gives MSKSEVNREEWIANVCASFVTSGQANRNYYKLILETLWPPGQTLPGPVVFLSEIRQVIDRFRDSSEPYKDVSRRIRELQGEEGIIGIEKQGNGVYTRYQLVSLEINPKRIQRIKLGGILWKEILNKYSHCCAVCGRGEPLVRLDQDHKIPRLRGGGNQEENWQPLCKECNNFKSTACRGCQLECQTCPWAFPEQFAPIKMQGSDIKRIKDAALKKRVVPEELLQEIIKSYFERPPS, from the coding sequence ATGAGTAAAAGTGAAGTCAATCGAGAGGAGTGGATTGCCAATGTTTGTGCCTCTTTTGTCACATCAGGCCAAGCTAATAGAAATTATTATAAATTAATTCTCGAAACTTTATGGCCTCCAGGTCAGACCCTGCCCGGTCCCGTTGTTTTTTTATCCGAGATCCGTCAAGTCATTGATCGCTTTAGAGATAGTAGCGAACCTTATAAAGATGTCTCTCGACGAATCCGAGAATTGCAGGGAGAAGAAGGAATCATTGGTATAGAAAAGCAGGGAAATGGAGTTTATACCCGATATCAGCTTGTTAGTTTAGAAATAAATCCTAAGCGGATCCAAAGAATTAAGCTCGGAGGCATTCTTTGGAAAGAAATATTGAATAAATATTCTCATTGTTGTGCAGTTTGTGGTAGAGGTGAACCCCTGGTTAGGCTCGACCAGGACCATAAAATTCCGCGTTTGAGAGGTGGCGGCAACCAGGAGGAAAACTGGCAACCTTTATGCAAAGAGTGCAATAATTTTAAGAGTACCGCTTGCCGAGGCTGTCAACTAGAATGCCAGACTTGCCCTTGGGCATTTCCGGAACAGTTTGCCCCCATTAAAATGCAAGGCTCCGATATCAAAAGGATTAAAGATGCTGCCCTAAAAAAAAGAGTGGTTCCCGAGGAGTTGTTACAAGAAATCATCAAAAGCTACTTCGAGAGACCCCCTTCTTAA
- a CDS encoding helix-turn-helix domain-containing protein, which yields MTKANISGPRIRQGRERLGWDQSELAAALSVDFNVNLDQSDISEIERQKRGVKDFELDAIARLLEVTPEWLLRGNEHHS from the coding sequence ATGACCAAGGCCAATATTAGTGGCCCCAGAATTAGACAAGGGCGTGAAAGGCTTGGATGGGATCAAAGTGAATTAGCGGCTGCACTCTCTGTAGATTTTAATGTTAATTTAGATCAGTCTGATATTTCGGAAATTGAGCGGCAAAAGCGTGGGGTCAAAGATTTTGAGCTAGATGCGATCGCCCGTTTGTTGGAAGTTACTCCCGAATGGCTTTTACGAGGAAATGAGCATCACTCATGA